The sequence below is a genomic window from Desulfonauticus submarinus.
AAAAAAAAGAAATAATTTTAGACTTTAGAAATACGTGCTGAAAAGTTTTTCAGGAGATACAGTTGTATCTTAAAGAAAAACAACCTATGGTTTTAGTAGTATTAGTTTCTGATAAATTAGAACGAGCCTTAAGCAAGGTATTGAAAAAAGAACCCAACTATATTTTAACAATAGAAAAATATCCTAGCTATATTAAAGGAATTTATGTCCGAAAAGATTCTTCTAATAAGTGGTAGCCCAAATAAAAATGGAACCACAGAGACCTTAGCCCTAAAAGCCAAAGTTTTTTTAGAGGCTAGAGGATATTCTGTAAGATTGTTTTCCTTAGCTAGAGAGCAATTCTATGCTTGCCAAGGTTGTCAGAAGTGTATGCAGGATTCCTTTTTAGGAAGATGCATTTTTGAGAGTAAGGATAATATTTATAGTTTATTTCAAGAGATGTTAATTTTAAGAAAAGTGTTCTTTTTTGCTCCAATATATTTTTATCATCTTCCAGGGAGGTGTAAGGGGTTTATTGATAGAGCTCAGAGTTTTTATGCCTTGCAACAGCGAAACAAATTAAATGCCTTGCCAGGCATTTTAAAGGCAGTTCTTGTAGCTGGTAGACCTAAAGGGAATAAACTTTTTATAGGTACAGAGCTGACTTTAACTTATTTTGCCTCCATTTTTTGTTTATCTGTGAAAGTGTGTGGTCTAAGAGGGCTAGATGCGCCTAAACATATTTCTCAACAGGTGGAAGAAAAGGTATTTTCCTTTCTTTCCATCTAGTTTTTTT
It includes:
- a CDS encoding flavodoxin family protein — protein: MSEKILLISGSPNKNGTTETLALKAKVFLEARGYSVRLFSLAREQFYACQGCQKCMQDSFLGRCIFESKDNIYSLFQEMLILRKVFFFAPIYFYHLPGRCKGFIDRAQSFYALQQRNKLNALPGILKAVLVAGRPKGNKLFIGTELTLTYFASIFCLSVKVCGLRGLDAPKHISQQVEEKVFSFLSI